Genomic window (Streptosporangium brasiliense):
CGGCGAGTACGCCCCCGACCGGGGCACCGGCGTCCTGGAGCGGCACGGCATCGACCCCGGCCGGCCCTACGTCGTGTTCGTGGGGCGGATCACCCGGCAGAAGGGCCTGGTCCACCTGCTCCACGCGGCCCGGGACTTCCACCCCGACGCCCAGCTGGTGCTCTGCGCGGGCGCGCCCGACACCCCCGAGATCGCCGCCGAGGTCACCGCGCTCGTCCAGGGGCTGGACCGGGCCGGCGTCGTCTGGATCTCGGAGATGCTCCCGCGGCCCGAGGTGATCCAGATCCTCACCCACGCGACCGTGTTCGTCTGCCCGTCGATCTACGAGCCGATGGGCATCGTGAACCTGGAGGCCATGGCCTGCGAGACGGCCGTCGTGGCCACCGCCACCGGGGGCATCCCCGAGGTCGTCGCCGACGGCTCGACCGGCCTGCTGGTCCCGATCGACCAGTCCGCGGCCGACGGCACCCCCGATGACCCCGAGCGGTTCGCCGCGGACCTGGCCGGGCGGGTCAACCGGCTGCTGGCCGATCCGGCGCTGGCCGCGGAGATGGGCAGGGCCGGGCGGGTCCGTGCCGTGGAGCACTTCTCCTGGCCGCGGATCGCCGAGCGGACCATGGACCTCTACCGGTCGGTCGCCCGGCCCTGACCGTGCGGCGGCGAGGGCCGCCGTCCGGGCCCACGGGACGGGGCCGCCCGGGCCTACGAGAT
Coding sequences:
- the glgA gene encoding glycogen synthase, with amino-acid sequence MRVDLLSREYPPEVYGGAGVHVEYLARELRRLADTRVRCFGALRSEQGVEAYQVPGGLATANAALQVLGVDLEMAAGCAGADLVHSHTWYANFAGHVAKMLYGTPHVVTTHSLEPLRPWKAEQLGGGYTLSSWAERSALASADAIIAVSEGMRRDVLTSYPEIPAEKVTVIHNGIDTGEYAPDRGTGVLERHGIDPGRPYVVFVGRITRQKGLVHLLHAARDFHPDAQLVLCAGAPDTPEIAAEVTALVQGLDRAGVVWISEMLPRPEVIQILTHATVFVCPSIYEPMGIVNLEAMACETAVVATATGGIPEVVADGSTGLLVPIDQSAADGTPDDPERFAADLAGRVNRLLADPALAAEMGRAGRVRAVEHFSWPRIAERTMDLYRSVARP